A stretch of DNA from Rhodothermales bacterium:
CGATTGGGAGGACATCAAAAAGCTCGAACTCATCCACCGCGTCGCCGAGAGCGAGCGCGAGGCGACGAAGATCGCCGTCCTCGCCGGCGTCGACATGAGCATGGTGCCCAACGACTTCTCGTTCTACGACCATCTCCTCGGCCTCGCGCGCGACGGCGAGGTGCCCCTCGCGCGGATCGACGAAGCCGTCGGCCGCATCCTCCGCGTGAAAGCTCGCCTCGGTCTCCTCGACGCGCCCGCCGTGGACGGCTCGGTGCCCGAAGCCGTCGGGAGCGACGCGGCGCATCGCACAGCGCTTCAGGCGGCGCGCGAGTCCATCACGCTCCTCCGCAACGGCGACGTGGACGGCGCGCCGATCCTCCCACTCGCCCCGGACGCCCGCGTACTCGTGACCGGCCCCGCCGCCGCGTCGATGCGCGCGCTCAACAACGGCTGGACGTACACGTGGCAGGGCGACGGCCGCGCCGAGCTGTTCTTCCCCGAGGGACGCACCGTGCTCGACGGCATCCGCGCGATTGCGGGCACCGAGAACGTGGACTACGTCGAGGGCACCTCGTTCGACGCCGCGCTCGACCTCGATGCCGCCGCGACGGCGGCGCGTCGGGCGGACGTGGCCGTCGTCGTGCTCGGCGAGAGCAGCTACGCCGAGGTGCCGGGCTCCATCACGGACCTCACACTCCCGCAGGGCCAACTCGACCTGCTCGACGCTGTCGCCGCGACGGGCAAGCCGGTCGTGCTTGTCCTCGTTGAGGGCCGACCCCGCGTGCTCGGCGAGCACGCCGCGGCGGCCGACGCGATCGTGATGGCGTACAACCCCGGCAACGAAGGGGGGCAGGCCGTGGCCGAGGTCCTCTTCGGGCGCGTGAACCCGAGCGGGCGGCTCCCGTTCACGTATCCGTCGGGCCCGAACATGCTCGTCCCGTACGACCGCACGCTCTCCGACGATCAGGACACGAGCTACGGCTTCGACGGCTTCCGCCCGCTCGCGCGTTTCGGCGACGGGTTGAGCTACACGGCCTTCGCTACGTCCGCCCTCGGGGTCCCGCCACAGGCGTCGCTAGACGGGCTCGGCGAGGGCGTAGCCGTGACGGTGACGGTCGAGAACACCGGGCCGGTGGCGGGGCACGAGGTCGTGCTGGTCTACCTCGCGGACCTCGTCGCGAGCGTCGCCCCACCGATGGAGCGGCTCGTCCGCTTCGCGAAGGTCTACCTCGAACCCGGCGAGCGCCGCACGCTCTCGTTCGCGCTCGACGCCCGCGCCCTCTCGTTCGTGGACGAAACCGGCCGGCGGCTCGTCGAGCCCGGCCGCTTCACGGTCCGCGTCGCCGATCAGACGGCCGACTTCGCGCTCGACGGCGATACTCCGCTCGTTCTCTCCTCACGGTAATCCTCCCATGCGCGTCCTCCCTCTCGCCCTCGCTCTGCTCTTCGTCGCGGCCTCCGGCGCGCACGCTCAAGACCCGCCGTCCGACGAGTGGATCCTCGTGTGGGAAGAGGACTTCGCCGCCCGCGATGCCGCGTTCGACGCGCGCTGGGACGTCGGCACGCACACGTTCGACGGCAACGAGGCGCAGTTCGTCGCGGAAAACGTCGTCGTCGAGGACGGGCTGCTGAAGCTCCGCCTCACCGACGAGCCGGCTGGCAACCGGCTCTACAGCGGGGCCGAGCTGCGCACCGACAACCAGACGGGCTTCTTCACGTACGGCCGCTTCGAGGCCCGGATGAAAGCGGCCACGGGGTCGGGCATCATCTCGTCGCTCTTCACCTTCCGCTACCAGCCGTGGCAGGAGATCGACATCGAGTTCAAGGGGCGCGACACGAACGCGATGCAGGCGAACATCTTCTACAACGGGGGCCGCGCGGGCGACCCGAACAACGAGCCCTACGAGGTGCCGCCGTTCCCCGAAGACGCGCCGCTGCCGTACGACGCCGCGGAGGAGTTCCACGTCTACGCCTTCGAGTGGGAGCCCGGCATCATCCGCTGGTTCGTCGACGGCGAGCAGGTGCTGGAGAGCCAAGACCCGGCGCAGGTCCCGAATCTCCCGCAGCAGCTCATGATGAACATCTGGATCACCAACCTCCCGTGGGCCGGCCCGCTCGACCCCGACGCCGCCCCCGCCGAGGCGCAGTACGACTGGGTCCGCGTCTACCGCCGCGACCGCGGCCTCGTCTTCGACACGTTCGACGACGGCGACGTGAGCGACGTCTTCGTCTTCAGCGAGACGGGCGGCGGCATTGGCGTCGGCCCGATCGAGGACGCGAACGGCGTGCCCGACCGGGCGGTCAACGTCGGCATCAATCCGGCCGGGGCGGGGTCGTTCGCCGGGGTCGTCTTCGCGGGCGATGCCGGGGTGATGGACGCCAGCGAGGCGACCGCGCTCACGTTCCAGCTTCGCCCGTCCATCCAGGCGAGCAACCTCCCGCTCACACTCGAGATCAACCTCCACGAGGACGTGAACGGCAACAACGCCTACGACGGCGCGACCGAGGACGAGTACCAGGCGACTTACGAAGTCACCGGCCCGTCGGGCTACGTCGACGTATCGATCCCGCTCTCGGCGTTCACCGACGACAACTCGGTCTTCCCCGGCGCCAATGACGGGTTCGACTACACGAAGCTGTTGGAGATCGTCGTCGCCATCGTCGGACCGACGGGGCCGGGCTACGCGCTCTCGTTCGACGAGTTCGCCTTCGCCGCCGTGACGACGGCGGCCGAAGCGCAACCCGAGCCCTTCGCCACCGCGCCGGTCGTCTTCCCGAACCCGACGCGAGACGCGGCCACGGTCGCCTTCGAGCTCGCGGCGCCCTCCGATGTCCGTGTGGAGGTGTTCGACCTGTTGGGCCGTCGCGTGGCCGAGGTCGCAGCGGATATTCAAGCGGCGGGGATGGTCCGCCTCGATGTGTCCACGGAGGGCTTAGCGCCGGGCGTCTACCTCGCCCGCGTGCAAACGGAGACGGCGGTGACCACGACGCGCTTCTCAGTCGTGCGATAACGCCGGGTCGGGGCGGAGGGCGACCCTCCATCACACATGCAGGGCAGGCTTGAAAGCGGCGGGAGATCTGGCGCATCCTTTGGCCTATCCTTTTGTTGCATCTGTTTTTATCCTATCATGAGGTCCTCCGTACGGGTTAGGCGCCGGTGCGATGGCACGGAGGCGCTGAACCGTTGGGTGTTTGTGCGGGGATACTGCCGGGTGGCACTGCCGTCTCCGGCTCGTCTCGCTCTCTCTGCTCCGTGGACGACTCATGATGCCGCCGTGGACCACCCCTCCCGCCGCAGCTGCTGACGAAGCGGCAGGGAAGCCCGTGTGCGATGAGGTGCAAGTCCGAGGAGCGTATCGCGGGGCTTTGCTCGGCCCCGAGCTCGAGTTCTTCGTCGTGAACGAGCGGACGCTGAAGCCGTGGGATGGGATGGGCGTGCTGGCTCGCCACCCGCTGTTCGGCGAGGCCATCAAGCCGGAGATCGCCCGAGAGCAAGTGGAACTCGTCGCCCCGCCGACGTGGTCGCTCGGAGAGATGGAGCGGTTCCTGACGGACCTCGTGCACGAAGTCGGAGCGCTCCTGAAAGCGGAGGGGGCCTGCCTGCTGCCGCTCGCGCTCTACGACACGGCGCCCTTCACGATCACCGAGGCGCCCCGCTACCGCCTGCTCCTCGACGTGTTCGGCGAGCACTTCTGGACGCACGCGCGCGCCATCGTCGCCGACCAAGTGAACGTGGGCGCCGCCGACGAGGCCCAGGCGTTCCGCGTGTTCGAAGCCGTAACCCACTACCTCCCGCTCTACATGGCGATCTCGGTGGCGAGCCCGTTTCTGGGAGGGCGCCCCACCGGCGTGGCGAGCAACCGGATGGCGCTCTACGACGCCTGCGCGAGCCGCTACCCCGAACTGGTCGGACTGCCCCCGCCGATCGCCTCGCTCCGCCACTACAACCTGTTGTTGGAGCGGCAGCCGGTCCTCCACCACCCGAACATGTTTTACCGCTACGCGCGGCCGATGCCTCAGCGCGGCGTGGCCGCCGAGATCCGCTGCATCGACAAGCAGCCCACGCTGCGGGACTTCATGGCGCTCGTCGCCCTCTCGAAAGCCATCGCCGGCGAGGCGACGGCGTCGGACCGGCTGTACTCGCGCGACGGGTTGGAAATACGCTTCGCCGAGGCGCGGCGGCGCGGGGTGACGCGCCCGGCCGCGTGCAAGCGGACGCTCGACCGGCTGCGGGCGT
This window harbors:
- a CDS encoding family 16 glycosylhydrolase, which gives rise to MRVLPLALALLFVAASGAHAQDPPSDEWILVWEEDFAARDAAFDARWDVGTHTFDGNEAQFVAENVVVEDGLLKLRLTDEPAGNRLYSGAELRTDNQTGFFTYGRFEARMKAATGSGIISSLFTFRYQPWQEIDIEFKGRDTNAMQANIFYNGGRAGDPNNEPYEVPPFPEDAPLPYDAAEEFHVYAFEWEPGIIRWFVDGEQVLESQDPAQVPNLPQQLMMNIWITNLPWAGPLDPDAAPAEAQYDWVRVYRRDRGLVFDTFDDGDVSDVFVFSETGGGIGVGPIEDANGVPDRAVNVGINPAGAGSFAGVVFAGDAGVMDASEATALTFQLRPSIQASNLPLTLEINLHEDVNGNNAYDGATEDEYQATYEVTGPSGYVDVSIPLSAFTDDNSVFPGANDGFDYTKLLEIVVAIVGPTGPGYALSFDEFAFAAVTTAAEAQPEPFATAPVVFPNPTRDAATVAFELAAPSDVRVEVFDLLGRRVAEVAADIQAAGMVRLDVSTEGLAPGVYLARVQTETAVTTTRFSVVR
- a CDS encoding glutamate-cysteine ligase family protein, with amino-acid sequence MLGPELEFFVVNERTLKPWDGMGVLARHPLFGEAIKPEIAREQVELVAPPTWSLGEMERFLTDLVHEVGALLKAEGACLLPLALYDTAPFTITEAPRYRLLLDVFGEHFWTHARAIVADQVNVGAADEAQAFRVFEAVTHYLPLYMAISVASPFLGGRPTGVASNRMALYDACASRYPELVGLPPPIASLRHYNLLLERQPVLHHPNMFYRYARPMPQRGVAAEIRCIDKQPTLRDFMALVALSKAIAGEATASDRLYSRDGLEIRFAEARRRGVTRPAACKRTLDRLRAFLDEGEQVYFDPLYERLLYGSAASVLQKRAREQGYDAALRHLAAHYLDPAAS
- a CDS encoding glycoside hydrolase family 3 N-terminal domain-containing protein — encoded protein: MRFRLLLLFVLITGLASGCGVRLERASNAERPEARADQTAVDSLLAADSTGVALAADDGPAQIQSAVGAGNVPTGVGSGAAQGVAVDASRLGSLRDVERGPVAADLLDSEAFLRAASTPSAVPDDADARAAALLAQMTLEEKVGQMTQITLEVIADKSARPYLIDRAKLRRAVEDYHVGSVLNVVDETYTVAEWRAITGAIDSLSRATRLGVPVLYGIDAVHGANYTVDAALFPQNIGLAATFNPALVQEAAALTARDVRASGIPWDFAPVLDIGRHVAWSRFYETFGEDPHLASVMGVAQVRGYEGANLDAGTSVAATAKHYVGYSGPRTGRDRSSAFITERELWELYLPPYRAAIDAGVHTVMINSGDINGVPVHASHRLLTEVLRDELGFEGFTVSDWEDIKKLELIHRVAESEREATKIAVLAGVDMSMVPNDFSFYDHLLGLARDGEVPLARIDEAVGRILRVKARLGLLDAPAVDGSVPEAVGSDAAHRTALQAARESITLLRNGDVDGAPILPLAPDARVLVTGPAAASMRALNNGWTYTWQGDGRAELFFPEGRTVLDGIRAIAGTENVDYVEGTSFDAALDLDAAATAARRADVAVVVLGESSYAEVPGSITDLTLPQGQLDLLDAVAATGKPVVLVLVEGRPRVLGEHAAAADAIVMAYNPGNEGGQAVAEVLFGRVNPSGRLPFTYPSGPNMLVPYDRTLSDDQDTSYGFDGFRPLARFGDGLSYTAFATSALGVPPQASLDGLGEGVAVTVTVENTGPVAGHEVVLVYLADLVASVAPPMERLVRFAKVYLEPGERRTLSFALDARALSFVDETGRRLVEPGRFTVRVADQTADFALDGDTPLVLSSR